One region of Acidovorax sp. T1 genomic DNA includes:
- a CDS encoding glycosyltransferase, with translation MRVAVAIPCYRVTRHVMAVIDAIPGSVERIYAVDDACPDGSGEFIRTHCTDPRVQVLFHVENQGVGGAIATAYRQAIQDDVDVVVKIDGDGQMDPRLLPFFVRPIMLGLADYTKGNRFFRPESVSGMPFVRLFGNAALSFLTKLTCGYWRIMDPTNGYTAIHITALRELPLDKLEKRYFFESDMLFRLNTLRAVVRDVPMDSVYADEQSGLRIKQVLPEFMRKHASRLWRRYVYNYLVRDFNVGSLYSIFGVVLLLAGVLFGGWHWIESIWRNQPATSGTVMLSALPIMVGIQFLIAFLHYDVSSAPTEPLSRLLGRLGEPDLLEASPATGEPDA, from the coding sequence ATGCGCGTCGCGGTGGCCATTCCCTGCTATCGGGTGACCCGGCATGTCATGGCCGTCATTGATGCCATACCCGGGTCGGTGGAACGTATTTATGCGGTGGACGATGCATGCCCTGACGGCAGTGGGGAGTTCATTCGGACGCACTGCACCGATCCCAGGGTGCAGGTGTTGTTTCACGTTGAGAACCAAGGCGTGGGCGGTGCCATTGCGACTGCCTATCGCCAGGCCATCCAGGATGACGTCGATGTCGTCGTGAAAATCGACGGGGATGGCCAGATGGATCCCCGGTTGCTGCCGTTTTTTGTGCGTCCCATCATGCTGGGCCTGGCCGATTACACCAAAGGCAACCGCTTTTTCCGGCCTGAATCGGTGAGCGGCATGCCTTTCGTGCGCTTGTTTGGCAATGCGGCCCTTTCATTCTTGACCAAGCTCACCTGTGGTTATTGGCGGATCATGGATCCCACCAATGGCTATACCGCTATTCACATCACCGCATTGCGTGAACTGCCTCTGGACAAGCTGGAAAAACGCTATTTCTTCGAGAGCGATATGCTTTTTCGCCTGAACACCCTTCGGGCGGTGGTTCGTGATGTGCCCATGGATAGCGTCTACGCGGACGAGCAGTCCGGGTTGCGAATCAAACAGGTGCTCCCGGAGTTCATGCGCAAGCATGCGTCGCGGTTATGGCGGCGTTATGTGTACAACTACCTTGTGCGCGATTTCAACGTTGGGTCGCTCTACAGTATTTTCGGGGTGGTTTTGCTGCTGGCCGGGGTATTGTTCGGCGGCTGGCACTGGATCGAAAGTATCTGGCGCAACCAACCCGCCACCAGTGGCACGGTCATGCTGAGCGCCCTGCCCATCATGGTCGGCATCCAGTTTCTGATCGCATTTCTGCACTATGACGTCAGCAGTGCGCCCACTGAACCCTTGAGCCGTTTGCTGGGCCGGCTTGGTGAGCCGGATTTGCTGGAAGCCTCACCGGCAACAGGGGAGCCGGATGCCTGA
- a CDS encoding HlyD family type I secretion periplasmic adaptor subunit, which translates to MVKSLLSLGKKSGEVQMDAASDATENVAASGSGHPGRIGLWVLAAGFGGFLLWAALAPLDEGVPAAGTVAIDTKRKAVQHLSGGIVQEVLVREGDEVQEGQLLIRLDSAVARANHESVRQRYLGLRAMQGRLLAEQSGQATITFHPDLVAASTDPLIRQQMQNQEQLFMTRRSLLRSDLQSIEESIQGQEGLLQAYKGMLENRSSQLRLINEELGHLRGLVKEGYAPRNRQLEMERMVADSSTAIADLQGNTVRARRTIGELRQRALSRQQEYRKEVETQLADVSREVLSDNEKLRAVTDDLARTEIKAPAAGQVVGLVAQTVGGVVQPGQKLMDIVPKDAPLLLEAHVAPHLIDRVHTDLPVDVRFSSFAHSPQLVVGGKVVSISADLLTEPQTNVSYYLARVQVTPDGLKHLGKRQLQPGMPVEVIFKTGERSMLTYLLHPLTKRLAASMTEE; encoded by the coding sequence ATGGTCAAATCTTTGTTGTCTTTGGGTAAAAAATCGGGCGAAGTGCAGATGGATGCTGCGTCAGATGCTACTGAAAATGTAGCCGCATCGGGTTCGGGGCACCCCGGGCGCATCGGCTTGTGGGTGTTGGCCGCAGGCTTTGGCGGGTTTTTGCTTTGGGCGGCATTGGCGCCCCTGGACGAGGGCGTGCCAGCCGCTGGCACGGTGGCCATCGACACCAAGCGCAAGGCCGTGCAGCACCTGAGTGGCGGCATCGTGCAGGAGGTGCTGGTGCGCGAGGGCGACGAGGTGCAAGAGGGGCAGTTGCTGATCCGCCTCGATTCGGCCGTGGCGCGTGCCAACCATGAGTCGGTGCGCCAGCGCTACCTGGGCTTGCGCGCCATGCAGGGCCGTCTGCTGGCCGAGCAGTCGGGTCAGGCGACGATCACTTTTCACCCCGATCTGGTGGCGGCCAGCACCGACCCGTTGATCCGCCAGCAGATGCAAAACCAGGAGCAGTTGTTCATGACGCGGCGCAGCCTGCTGCGCTCGGATTTGCAGTCGATCGAGGAAAGCATTCAGGGCCAGGAAGGTTTGCTGCAGGCGTACAAGGGCATGCTGGAGAACCGCTCCAGCCAGTTGCGCCTGATCAATGAAGAGCTGGGCCATCTGCGGGGGCTGGTCAAGGAGGGCTATGCGCCACGCAACCGCCAGCTGGAGATGGAGCGCATGGTGGCCGATTCGAGCACCGCCATCGCCGACCTGCAGGGCAACACGGTGCGTGCGCGCCGCACCATCGGCGAACTGCGCCAGCGCGCGTTGTCGCGCCAGCAGGAATATCGCAAGGAGGTAGAGACCCAGCTGGCCGACGTCAGCCGCGAGGTACTGTCCGACAACGAGAAGCTGCGTGCCGTCACGGACGATCTGGCACGCACCGAGATCAAGGCACCGGCCGCCGGACAGGTGGTGGGCCTGGTGGCACAGACCGTGGGTGGGGTGGTGCAGCCGGGGCAAAAGCTCATGGACATCGTGCCCAAGGATGCGCCGCTGTTGCTCGAAGCCCATGTGGCGCCGCACCTGATTGACCGCGTGCATACCGATTTGCCCGTGGATGTGCGTTTTTCCTCGTTTGCGCATTCGCCCCAGCTCGTGGTGGGGGGCAAGGTGGTGTCCATCTCGGCAGATTTGCTGACCGAGCCGCAAACCAATGTGAGCTACTACCTGGCGCGTGTGCAGGTCACGCCCGATGGGCTCAAGCACCTGGGCAAGCGCCAGTTGCAGCCCGGCATGCCGGTGGAGGTGATCTTCAAGACCGGTGAGCGCTCCATGCTGACGTACTTGCTGCACCCGCTGACCAAGCGGCTGGCTGCATCCATGACAGAGGAATGA
- a CDS encoding glycosyltransferase, which produces MVVSVVSHGHQPQVQALLNDLAQFSAATVSRVVLTLNQPEAEPRAPSSGWPFVLQIVHNAHPLGFGANHNRALAGAAEPFVCVLNPDVRWDRCDPLEAMVLAAAQPGVGCSYPAQFDDAGNRQDSERDLPTPIALLRRHMLRRRETRVDWVNAACLVMPQPVWQRLGGFEEAYFMYCEDVDLCLRLRLAGLTLARAQGQVVHAGQRASHRRWEHLRWHVQSLLRLWRSPVYRQACQLLRAQGKGADTIGRS; this is translated from the coding sequence TTGGTTGTCTCCGTGGTGAGCCATGGACACCAACCGCAGGTGCAGGCCCTGCTGAACGACTTGGCCCAGTTCAGTGCGGCCACGGTCTCCCGTGTGGTGCTCACGCTCAATCAGCCCGAGGCAGAGCCTCGGGCTCCGTCCAGCGGTTGGCCGTTCGTGCTGCAGATCGTACACAACGCGCACCCCTTGGGTTTTGGTGCCAACCATAACCGCGCTTTGGCCGGTGCCGCCGAGCCCTTCGTGTGCGTGCTCAACCCTGATGTTCGGTGGGATCGTTGTGATCCCTTGGAGGCGATGGTCCTGGCAGCGGCGCAGCCCGGAGTGGGCTGCTCCTATCCCGCTCAGTTCGATGACGCCGGTAATCGGCAGGACAGCGAGCGCGATTTGCCCACTCCCATTGCACTGTTGCGCCGCCATATGCTGCGGCGGCGCGAGACCCGGGTGGATTGGGTGAATGCCGCTTGCCTCGTGATGCCGCAACCTGTGTGGCAGCGGCTGGGTGGATTTGAAGAGGCCTATTTCATGTACTGTGAGGATGTGGACCTGTGCCTGCGTCTGCGCCTGGCGGGTCTGACGCTGGCGCGCGCGCAGGGGCAGGTGGTGCACGCCGGGCAGCGCGCCAGCCACCGGCGCTGGGAGCACCTGCGCTGGCATGTGCAAAGTCTGCTGCGCCTGTGGCGTTCGCCGGTGTACAGGCAGGCGTGCCAATTGTTACGTGCGCAGGGCAAGGGCGCGGATACCATCGGTCGCTCATGA
- a CDS encoding type I secretion system permease/ATPase: MTTPGFFERSELTRALWVFRREFVVVGVFSMVANVLMLSPTLYMLQVFDRVMVSRSELTLLAMSLITLFLFGVMAFAEWMRSRVLVRAGVQLDGLLGTRVFNASFEANLAPSGVSPARAFGDLIQIRQFLTGNGILAFFDTPWTPIYMAVLFILHPMLGFLALFFAAVQGALAWFGHRSTVAPAEAASKAGSEASAYLQGKLRNAEVLEPMGMVHNLRPHWAQRHAHAQQLQGRAQALTHRITAWSKFIRYAQQSLALGAGALLVIDGQLSPGGMIAANVLMSRALAPIDMLVGAWRGFISARGAFGRLEALLGAHPERDPALSRVAPQGALTLRDVVAVAPGRAEPILKGVSVAVSRGTVTVVLGPSGSGKSTLARCMVGIWPGVSGEVLLDGLPIEGWDRNELGPYLGYLPQDIELFEGSIAENIARFGEVSPEKVIAAARSAGLHEMILRFPKGYDTPIGEAGNLLSGGQRQRIGLARAVYGDPVLVVLDEPNANLDDVGEAALVRTVQELKAKGRTVFLITHRPGVVAVADRVLILRNGMVQADGPRDEVLAALRAAQTAPASPGALRPQAA; the protein is encoded by the coding sequence ATGACGACCCCTGGTTTTTTTGAACGCAGCGAGCTGACCCGGGCGCTGTGGGTTTTTCGGCGCGAGTTTGTGGTGGTGGGTGTATTCAGCATGGTGGCCAACGTGCTCATGCTCTCGCCCACGCTGTACATGCTGCAGGTATTTGATCGGGTGATGGTCAGCCGCAGCGAGCTGACGCTGCTGGCAATGTCGCTGATCACCCTGTTTCTGTTTGGCGTGATGGCATTTGCCGAGTGGATGCGCTCGCGGGTGCTGGTGCGTGCGGGCGTGCAGCTTGATGGCCTGCTGGGCACACGGGTGTTCAACGCCAGCTTCGAGGCCAATCTGGCGCCCTCGGGGGTGAGCCCGGCACGTGCCTTTGGCGACCTGATCCAGATTCGCCAGTTTCTGACAGGCAATGGCATCCTGGCTTTCTTTGACACGCCATGGACGCCCATTTACATGGCGGTGTTGTTCATCCTGCACCCGATGCTGGGCTTTCTGGCACTGTTCTTTGCAGCGGTGCAGGGGGCTCTGGCGTGGTTTGGTCACCGCTCCACGGTGGCGCCGGCCGAGGCGGCTTCCAAGGCGGGCAGCGAAGCGTCGGCGTATCTGCAGGGCAAGCTGCGCAATGCCGAGGTGCTCGAACCCATGGGCATGGTGCACAACCTGCGCCCGCACTGGGCGCAGCGCCATGCCCATGCGCAGCAACTGCAAGGCCGGGCGCAGGCGCTCACGCACCGCATCACGGCGTGGAGCAAGTTCATCCGCTACGCGCAGCAGTCGCTGGCGCTGGGCGCCGGGGCGCTGCTGGTGATTGATGGCCAGCTCTCGCCCGGGGGCATGATTGCCGCCAACGTGCTGATGTCGCGCGCGCTCGCGCCCATCGACATGCTGGTGGGGGCGTGGCGGGGTTTCATCAGTGCGCGTGGCGCATTCGGGCGGCTGGAAGCGTTGCTGGGCGCCCACCCCGAGCGCGACCCGGCGCTGTCGCGGGTGGCGCCGCAGGGCGCGCTCACGCTGCGTGACGTGGTGGCGGTGGCGCCGGGGCGTGCCGAGCCCATCCTCAAGGGCGTGAGCGTGGCGGTGTCGCGTGGCACCGTGACGGTGGTGCTCGGCCCTTCGGGCTCGGGCAAGTCCACCCTGGCGCGTTGCATGGTGGGCATCTGGCCTGGAGTGTCTGGAGAGGTGCTGCTCGATGGCTTGCCCATCGAGGGCTGGGACCGCAACGAACTGGGGCCTTACCTGGGCTATCTGCCGCAGGACATCGAGCTGTTCGAGGGCTCGATTGCCGAGAACATTGCACGCTTTGGCGAGGTGTCGCCCGAGAAGGTGATTGCCGCCGCGCGCAGCGCTGGCCTGCACGAGATGATTTTGCGTTTTCCCAAGGGTTACGACACGCCCATTGGCGAGGCCGGCAACCTGTTGTCGGGCGGCCAGCGCCAGCGCATCGGGCTGGCGCGCGCGGTTTATGGCGATCCGGTACTGGTGGTGCTCGATGAGCCCAACGCCAATCTGGACGACGTGGGCGAGGCCGCACTGGTGCGCACGGTGCAAGAACTCAAGGCCAAGGGGCGCACGGTGTTCCTGATCACGCACCGCCCAGGCGTCGTGGCGGTGGCTGACCGTGTGCTTATTTTGCGCAACGGCATGGTGCAGGCCGATGGGCCGCGCGACGAGGTTCTGGCGGCGTTGCGTGCGGCGCAGACGGCGCCCGCCAGCCCCGGTGCCTTGCGCCCCCAGGCCGCCTGA
- a CDS encoding ArnT family glycosyltransferase, producing the protein MPDRVLAALSVQSGYGVPAWSVMTAGVGAVLLFQLMGWTLWRAIWQAAGGARGLPALLVLFFQQVLGIGGAMLVLLGLALVGAFHVPGILGACVPVALAALWLKRRPPPQALARGDAIDGPAGAAGAGVALWEWAVLLVGMVFMGMAAWRFPGHWDDTAYHLPLARTIVEHHGLVANEWLRFPYFPAYAQLLFAAGLLLDASLAQWLANWPVVVTLLGLMGAGRWLLGHAAWGVAAWLIYVRMPLVESILGFAYLDVLLGLYGTAAGLAAVVWVQADGRKEHRWLLLAGLCAGIASGIKLHGLVVAAAVGIGVMVLSGPLRQTLRNLAWYGFACLAVCVFWYLRSYWVTGDPIHPAGGSVFGYYLWTPQDLQAQVAEQAVHGVPKRWANFLDGLLKVEAIFLCAALVIPVFAWGRRRPWLLIWLVVVLLVLFWFWVSQVSRYLMPVLPLGALLALAPVRYLLVWGAAKLPPVRGAGALLAVAASALMLVHVGITGSKQWQQPTVQAQRAGRSDVILLERAQALQAQHGHRVLNFGFENAFFFYSGQLVGDWFGPASFSQAIVCDDSCRIRSTQVLNLMNRFGIRMVLIHAERFPFDKGEFSEHLDLIATHGSGYLYALKESARPPF; encoded by the coding sequence ATGCCTGACCGGGTGCTGGCGGCTCTTTCAGTTCAAAGCGGATACGGAGTACCTGCCTGGTCGGTGATGACTGCCGGAGTTGGCGCCGTTCTGCTGTTCCAGCTCATGGGCTGGACTCTTTGGCGCGCAATTTGGCAGGCTGCAGGCGGTGCGCGCGGCTTACCGGCCCTTCTGGTTCTGTTCTTTCAGCAGGTGTTGGGCATCGGTGGCGCCATGCTGGTGCTTTTGGGGCTGGCGTTGGTGGGCGCCTTTCATGTGCCTGGCATCCTGGGGGCTTGTGTGCCCGTGGCCCTGGCAGCCTTGTGGTTGAAGCGGCGGCCTCCGCCCCAGGCCCTGGCTCGGGGCGATGCGATCGATGGGCCGGCTGGCGCGGCGGGGGCAGGTGTTGCGCTGTGGGAGTGGGCGGTCCTGCTGGTCGGCATGGTCTTTATGGGCATGGCTGCCTGGCGCTTTCCCGGTCACTGGGACGATACCGCCTACCACCTTCCGCTGGCGCGCACCATCGTTGAGCACCATGGGCTGGTGGCGAACGAGTGGCTGCGCTTTCCCTACTTTCCGGCCTATGCCCAGTTGCTGTTTGCTGCCGGCCTGCTGCTGGACGCATCCCTGGCGCAGTGGCTCGCCAATTGGCCTGTGGTGGTGACCTTGCTGGGGCTGATGGGCGCGGGCCGCTGGCTTTTGGGGCACGCCGCATGGGGGGTGGCGGCGTGGCTGATTTACGTGCGCATGCCTTTGGTGGAAAGCATCCTGGGATTTGCCTACCTGGACGTGCTGTTGGGGTTGTATGGTACGGCGGCGGGGTTGGCAGCGGTGGTATGGGTGCAGGCCGACGGGCGCAAAGAGCACCGGTGGCTTCTGCTGGCGGGGTTGTGTGCGGGCATCGCCAGTGGCATCAAACTGCACGGTCTGGTGGTGGCTGCAGCAGTTGGCATTGGGGTAATGGTCTTGTCGGGGCCTTTGCGTCAAACCTTACGCAATCTTGCTTGGTATGGATTTGCCTGTCTGGCAGTTTGTGTATTCTGGTATTTGCGCAGCTACTGGGTTACAGGCGACCCTATCCATCCTGCCGGTGGCAGTGTGTTTGGTTACTACCTGTGGACGCCGCAGGATCTACAGGCTCAAGTTGCAGAGCAGGCAGTGCACGGAGTCCCCAAGCGGTGGGCGAATTTCCTTGATGGCTTGCTGAAAGTTGAGGCCATTTTCCTGTGCGCAGCTCTTGTAATCCCGGTGTTTGCATGGGGGCGCCGCCGCCCGTGGCTGCTGATTTGGCTGGTAGTCGTTTTATTGGTACTTTTTTGGTTCTGGGTCAGCCAGGTCTCCCGCTACCTGATGCCTGTCCTGCCACTGGGCGCGTTGTTGGCCTTGGCGCCTGTGCGCTACTTGCTGGTTTGGGGCGCTGCGAAACTCCCACCGGTGCGCGGCGCTGGGGCATTGCTGGCCGTCGCTGCATCGGCGCTGATGTTGGTCCATGTGGGGATCACTGGCAGCAAGCAGTGGCAGCAGCCGACGGTGCAGGCGCAACGCGCGGGGCGTAGTGACGTGATTTTGCTGGAGCGTGCGCAGGCGCTGCAGGCACAGCATGGCCACCGAGTTCTAAACTTCGGTTTTGAAAATGCCTTCTTTTTTTACAGCGGTCAGTTGGTAGGAGATTGGTTCGGGCCTGCTTCTTTTTCTCAGGCCATTGTTTGCGACGACAGTTGCCGCATTCGTTCCACTCAAGTGCTGAATTTAATGAATCGCTTCGGGATCCGGATGGTGTTGATCCATGCAGAACGGTTTCCGTTTGACAAGGGCGAGTTTTCTGAGCACCTCGATTTGATTGCTACACACGGTAGCGGATACCTGTACGCATTGAAAGAGTCCGCTCGGCCCCCTTTCTGA
- a CDS encoding MraY family glycosyltransferase encodes MIWLSLVAFMVAALAAGLIVRWMSGHACRYGNGMPQRFHLGDVPRVGGAAVLLGMGCSWALGVAQSQWWGDTGSLRLGGWVGLWLLVLLPAAVSGIAEDLTQRLTVRYRLAFTGISGLLAVNLLDMAVPRLGLPWLDALLVAAPWLGLWIALLAVTGLPHAFNIIDGYNGLAGMVAIIVCLALAHVALQVGDRGLAALLVTLAAATGGFLIWNYPRGMLFAGDGGAYIWGVVIAMASISLVQRNADVSPWFPMLLLIYPVWETIFSIYRKVARGVSPGVADALHFHQLIYRRIVRRVFHDDESRRMLMRNNRTSPYLWCFTLLTVVPAVLFWNNTILLICFCVLFVVSYVVAYMAIVRFKVPGWVKG; translated from the coding sequence ATGATCTGGTTATCTTTGGTTGCTTTTATGGTGGCGGCGCTGGCTGCTGGGCTTATCGTTCGCTGGATGAGCGGGCACGCTTGCAGGTATGGCAATGGCATGCCCCAGCGCTTTCACCTGGGCGATGTGCCCCGTGTAGGTGGTGCTGCCGTGCTGTTGGGCATGGGTTGCAGTTGGGCGCTGGGGGTGGCGCAGTCGCAATGGTGGGGGGACACCGGTTCACTGCGGCTGGGCGGCTGGGTGGGGTTGTGGCTGTTGGTGCTGCTGCCAGCGGCGGTGAGTGGGATTGCCGAAGACCTGACCCAGCGGTTGACGGTGCGCTATCGCCTGGCCTTCACCGGCATCTCGGGCCTGCTGGCCGTCAACTTGCTGGACATGGCCGTGCCGCGCTTGGGTTTGCCATGGCTGGACGCCCTGCTGGTGGCTGCGCCTTGGCTGGGCCTGTGGATTGCCCTGCTGGCCGTGACGGGGTTACCCCACGCCTTCAATATCATCGACGGTTATAACGGTCTGGCGGGCATGGTGGCCATCATCGTCTGCCTGGCGTTGGCCCATGTGGCGCTGCAGGTGGGTGACCGGGGGCTGGCGGCGCTGCTGGTCACCTTGGCGGCTGCGACCGGGGGGTTTCTTATCTGGAACTACCCGCGTGGCATGTTGTTTGCCGGCGATGGCGGGGCTTACATCTGGGGCGTGGTGATTGCCATGGCCAGCATTTCCCTGGTGCAGCGCAATGCGGATGTCTCACCGTGGTTTCCCATGCTGCTTTTGATCTATCCGGTGTGGGAAACGATTTTTTCCATCTACCGCAAGGTGGCTCGCGGGGTGTCGCCAGGGGTGGCAGATGCGTTACATTTCCACCAGTTGATCTATCGGCGCATCGTGCGCAGGGTGTTCCATGATGACGAGTCCCGCCGCATGCTCATGCGCAATAACCGCACGTCGCCCTATCTATGGTGCTTCACGCTGCTGACGGTGGTGCCGGCAGTGCTGTTTTGGAACAACACCATCTTGCTGATCTGTTTCTGTGTGCTTTTTGTGGTGAGCTACGTGGTGGCTTACATGGCTATAGTTCGGTTCAAGGTACCGGGCTGGGTCAAGGGCTGA
- a CDS encoding TolC family outer membrane protein: MTYRTAFAPRTRLASACLALLGMAAALPAWSLDLRQAYEAAYENDATIRAARAGAQASREKLPQARAQQLPNVSLNASRNHNDLTSKTQNMLGQQTTNENQYYSGSQSLSVRQPLYRPYLSALVRQAQAQVEDADAALERDEQTLVTRVGEAYFDALLAQDQVLLIEAQKATYATQLDAARKGLEAGTGTRTDIDEAQARLDLTLAQELEALQNVEFTRRRLESLTGRPADVLASLDVQRFNPTAPIPGLVDAWVERAEQASPELQSLRAQLDAAGMEVEKAQAGHKPTLDAVAQWSRSSSDTVTSVNQRYDNKSIGLQLTVPLYAGGYVSSTVRQAVAAQERAREALEAARRDLGVRVHREFRGMTEGVLRVKALEQAVRSAEQAVLSNQKSFQAGSRTTVDVLNAQQQKTTAQRDLAQARYLYLVSRLRLQALAGDDRQASVEQANSALVP, encoded by the coding sequence ATGACATACCGCACTGCATTCGCGCCGCGCACCCGCCTGGCCAGCGCTTGCCTGGCCTTGCTGGGCATGGCGGCGGCGCTGCCCGCCTGGTCGCTGGACCTGCGCCAGGCCTATGAGGCGGCCTATGAGAACGATGCCACCATCCGCGCCGCACGCGCGGGTGCGCAGGCCAGCCGTGAGAAGCTTCCGCAGGCGCGTGCCCAGCAATTGCCCAATGTGAGCCTCAACGCGAGCCGCAATCACAACGACCTGACCAGCAAGACGCAGAACATGCTGGGCCAGCAGACGACGAACGAGAACCAGTACTACAGCGGCAGCCAGTCGCTTTCGGTGCGCCAGCCTCTGTACCGCCCCTATCTGAGTGCGCTGGTGCGACAGGCGCAGGCGCAGGTGGAAGATGCCGATGCAGCGCTCGAGCGCGATGAGCAGACCTTGGTCACGCGCGTGGGCGAGGCCTATTTCGATGCGCTGCTGGCGCAAGACCAGGTGTTGCTGATAGAGGCGCAAAAGGCCACCTACGCCACGCAGCTGGATGCCGCGCGCAAGGGCCTGGAGGCGGGAACGGGTACGCGCACCGATATCGACGAGGCCCAGGCGCGCTTGGATCTGACGCTGGCGCAGGAGCTGGAGGCGCTGCAGAACGTGGAGTTCACCCGCCGGCGCCTGGAGTCGCTCACGGGCCGGCCGGCGGATGTGCTGGCAAGCCTGGATGTGCAGCGGTTCAACCCGACTGCGCCCATCCCCGGGCTGGTGGATGCCTGGGTTGAGCGTGCCGAGCAGGCCAGCCCGGAGTTGCAGTCGTTGCGCGCGCAGTTGGATGCCGCAGGCATGGAGGTAGAGAAGGCGCAGGCGGGCCACAAACCGACCCTGGACGCCGTGGCGCAGTGGTCGCGCAGCAGCAGCGACACCGTGACCAGCGTCAACCAGCGCTATGACAACAAGAGCATCGGGTTGCAGTTGACGGTGCCGCTGTATGCCGGTGGCTACGTTAGCTCCACCGTGCGCCAGGCGGTGGCGGCGCAGGAGCGCGCGCGTGAGGCGCTGGAGGCTGCGCGCCGCGATCTGGGCGTGCGTGTGCACCGGGAGTTCCGTGGCATGACCGAGGGCGTGCTGCGAGTGAAAGCGCTGGAACAAGCCGTGCGTTCGGCCGAGCAGGCGGTGCTGTCGAACCAGAAGTCATTCCAGGCGGGCTCGCGGACCACGGTCGATGTATTGAATGCGCAGCAGCAGAAAACGACGGCACAACGCGATCTGGCGCAGGCGCGGTATCTGTACCTGGTCTCGCGCCTGCGCCTGCAGGCCCTGGCAGGCGATGATCGGCAGGCGAGTGTGGAGCAGGCCAACAGCGCACTCGTTCCTTGA